In Xyrauchen texanus isolate HMW12.3.18 chromosome 13, RBS_HiC_50CHRs, whole genome shotgun sequence, a single genomic region encodes these proteins:
- the mafaa gene encoding transcription factor MafAa translates to MATDLAMSADLPNSPLAIEYVNDFDLMKFEVKKEPPEADRYCHRLPPGSLSSTPISTPCSSVPSSPSFCAPSPGSQPGQNLGNGVINNNNNNNSGGNNNNTQSSSGKPQLEDLYWIPNYQHHITPEALNLTPEDAVEALIGNAHHHHHHHQPYEGFRGQQYVGEDLSAATNGHHHPAHHHHHHHHHGHHTRIDDRFSDEQLVSMTVRELNRQLRGFSKEEVIRLKQKRRTLKNRGYAQSCRYKRVQQRHMLESEKCTLQSQVEQLKQDVARLIKERDLYKEKYEKLASRTYNGGCGGNTRDPSNGTHGKTTSTEFFM, encoded by the coding sequence ATGGCCACCGATCTCGCCATGAGCGCAGATTTGCCCAACAGCCCTTTGGCTATAGAATATGTCAACGACTTCGACCTCATGAAGTTTGAGGTCAAGAAAGAGCCCCCGGAGGCCGACCGCTATTGCCACCGCCTGCCCCCGGGCTCGCTGTCCTCCACTCCCATCAGTACGCCCTGCTCCTCCGTGCCTTCCTCCCCGAGTTTCTGTGCCCCCAGTCCTGGGTCGCAGCCTGGTCAGAACCTCGGAAATGGCGtcatcaacaataacaacaacaacaacagtggtGGCAACAACAACAATACCCAAAGCTCTTCGGGCAAGCCACAGCTGGAAGACCTCTATTGGATTCCGAACTACCAGCATCACATCACTCCAGAGGCCCTAAACCTGACCCCAGAGGATGCAGTGGAAGCGCTCATCGGTAATGCGCACCATCACCACCATCACCACCAGCCCTACGAGGGATTCCGCGGTCAACAGTACGTCGGAGAAGACCTCTCGGCGGCCACGAACGGTCACCACCATCCGgcgcaccaccaccaccaccaccatcaccacGGCCACCACACGCGCATCGATGACCGCTTCTCAGACGAGCAGCTGGTAAGCATGACGGTGCGCGAGCTCAACCGGCAACTGCGAGGCTTCAGCAAAGAAGAGGTGATCCGCCTCAAGCAGAAACGTCGAACCCTGAAGAACAGGGGCTACGCGCAGTCGTGCCGCTACAAGCGCGTGCAGCAGCGGCACATGCTAGAGAGCGAAAAGTGCACGCTCCAGAGCCAAGTGGAACAACTCAAGCAAGACGTGGCGCGCCTGATCAAAGAACGGGACCTGTACAAGGAGAAGTACGAGAAGCTGGCGAGCCGAACCTATAACGGTGGCTGTGGCGGCAACACTCGGGACCCGTCCAACGGCACTCACGGCAAAACCACTTCCACGGAATTCTTCATGTGA